A genomic region of Elephas maximus indicus isolate mEleMax1 chromosome 10, mEleMax1 primary haplotype, whole genome shotgun sequence contains the following coding sequences:
- the LOC126084315 gene encoding olfactory receptor 4K13-like, whose translation MNINNSSMISEFVLLGLTSTWELEIFFFLIFFLSYAAIMAGNLLIVVTVTFDFHLRSTPMYFLLGNLSFLDMTLSTITTRKMVTDFLREKKTISLWGCMAQMFFLHLLGGSEVTFLVVMAVDRYIAICKPLYYTAIMNRRVLVGSVLLSWGVGVVHTMSQMAFTITLPFCGPNVVDDIFCDLPLVLKLACTDTYVLELLVIIDSGLLSFICFLLLLISYTVILVTVRRRSCGGLSKALSTLSAHITVVTLFFGPCIFIYAWPFSSLSMDKFLSVFYSVITPLLNPIIYTLRNQEMKAAMTRLRAQHVSSRRNF comes from the coding sequence ATGAATATAAACAATAGCTCAATGATATCTGAGTTTGTTTTGCTAGGACTTACCAGCACTTGGgaacttgaaattttcttttttctcatatttttcttgAGCTATGCAGCAATCATGGCAGGAAACCTTCTCATTGTGGTCACTGTAACTTTTGATTTTCACCTGCGCTCCACACCTATGTACTTCCTCCTTGGAAATCTCTCGTTTCTTGATATGACTCTGTCTACAATCACAACCCGTAAGATGGTCACagatttcctcagagagaagaaaACGATTTCCTTGTGGGGTTGCATGGCTCAGATGTTCTTCCTCCACCTTTTAGGAGGCAGTGAGGTGACTTTTCTCGTAGTAATGGCTGTTGATCGGTACATTGCAATATGCAAACCTCTTTACTACACAGCCATCATGAACCGCCGGGTACTCGTGGGTTCTGTGCTGCTGTCCTGGGGTGTTGGTGTTGTGCACACTATGAGCCAGATGGCTTTTACTATCACCTTGCCTTTCTGTGGCCCCAATGTGGTGGACGATATTTTTTGTGACCTTCCCCTAGTTCTAAAACTTGCTTGCACTGACACGTATGTTCTAGAGTTGCTGGTAATTATCGACAGTGGACTATTGTCTTTCATCTGCTTCTTACTCTTGCTCATTTCTTACACTGTCATTCTGGTGACTGTTAGACGTAGGTCCTGTGGTGGACTCTCCAAGGCTCTGTCCACACTGTCTGCTCATATCACTGTGGTCACTCTGTTCTTTGGGCCATGCATCTTCATTTATGCTTGGCCGTTTAGTAGCTTATCAATGGATaaatttctttctgtattttattcAGTCATCACACCCTTACTGAATCCCATTATTTATACTCTGAGGAATCAGGAGATGAAAGCAGCTATGACCAGGCTCAGGGCCCAGCATGTTAGCTCCAGAAGGAACTTCTAG
- the LOC126084197 gene encoding olfactory receptor 4N5, protein MERENSTVVTEFILLGLTQSQDAQLLVFMLVLIFYVIIRPGNFLIILTIKSDPSLTAPLYFFLSNLAFLDASYSFIVAPRMLADFLATKKVISYRGCITQLFFLHFLGAGEMFLLVVMAFDRYVAICRPLHYSTVMKPRICYALLLALWLGGFAHSIVQVALILHLPFCGPNQLDNFFCDVPQVIKLACTDTFVVELLMVSNSGLLTLLCFLGLLASYAVILCRVKGHSSEGKNKAVSTCTTHIIIVFLMFGPAIFIYTHPFRAFPADKVVSFFHTVIFPLMNPVIYTLRNQEVKASLRRLLSRHFVC, encoded by the coding sequence ATGGAGAGAGAGAACAGCACAGTGGTGACAGAGTTCATTCTCCTTGGTCTGACCCAGTCTCAAGATGCTCAACTCCTGGTCTTCATGCTAGTCTTAATTTTCTACGTCATCATTCGCCCTGGAAATTTCCTCATCATTCTCACCATAAAATCAGACCCTAGTCTCACAGCCCCCCTCTACTTCTTCCTGAGCAACCTGGCCTTCCTGGATGCATCATACTCCTTCATTGTGGCTCCCAGGATGCTGGCGGACTTCCTGGCTACGAAGAAGGTGATCTCCTACAGAGGCTGCATCACTCAGCTCTTTTTCTTGCACTTCCTTGGAGCAGGGGAGATGTTTCTTCTTGTCGTGATGGCCTTTGACCGCTACGTTGCCATATGTCGGCCTTTACACTACTCAACTGTCATGAAACCTAGAATTTGCTATGCATTGTTGTTGGCTCTGTGGCTTGGGGGCTTTGCCCATTCCATTGTTCAAGTGGCCCTTATCCTTCATTTGCCCTTCtgtggcccaaaccagctggatAACTTCTTCTGTGATGTCCCGCAGGTCATCAAGCTGGCCTGCACAGACACCTTTGTAGTGGAGCTCTTGATGGTCTCCAACAGTGGCTTGCTCACCCTCCTGTGTTTCCTGGGCCTTCTGGCCTCTTATGCTGTCATCCTTTGCCGTGTAAAGGGGCACTCTTCTGAAGGGAAGAACAAGGCTGTGTCCACATGTACCACTCACATTATCATCGTGTTTCTCATGTTTGGACCTGCCATTTTTATTTACACTCACCCTTTCAGGGCGTTCCCAGCTGACAAAGTGGTTTCTTTCTTCCACACAGTAATTTTTCCTTTGATGAATCCTGTGATTTATACTCTTCGCAACCAGGAAGTAAAAGCTTCTTTGAGGAGGTTGTTGAGTAGGCACTTTGTTTGCTGA